A window of Solea senegalensis isolate Sse05_10M linkage group LG20, IFAPA_SoseM_1, whole genome shotgun sequence contains these coding sequences:
- the tax1bp1a gene encoding LOW QUALITY PROTEIN: tax1-binding protein 1 homolog A (The sequence of the model RefSeq protein was modified relative to this genomic sequence to represent the inferred CDS: substituted 1 base at 1 genomic stop codon), whose product MSSFQVVDSSPGSSVSVMETSNFAHVIFQNVGKSFLPQAPLECRYTLTPYITPHPKDWVGIFKVGWSTARDYYTFLWSPMPENYEPGSTVHRTVVFQGYYVPKSDGEFYQFCYVTHAGDIRGASTPFQFRSATPTEELLTVTEDDSNSDILVVTTKTGLMERVEEAQHERRELLKAMRVLQEEKQQLQEEQKRLAREREQERETCSLLRTHNQELLRSSQGLSEEREEVRRRLTEATDRVRQLEEDLLGVTQRGLQKETELDCLRDRLKKLTAERDSLESQLKNEKDERDLYKNHLRSTELENTKLSAELQMLKAVELNREVTIAQFQEELERLRACVAQRDSLEKELLAHKTDKAELARVREQLRQAEEQLQASRQQASLLASELRDSASARDHTMTELYRARLEADKLRASLVDAQAECQRMESQLDRMRSTAQKEVGVGTNGEVTASIMVVSEAEAELQREVEELKLRLHMAAEHYKEKYRECQRLRRQVAKLNTTEAQGEPKRNASTETTQEPLTPSPESPTAGNIATAVLQEAAEITITSELCIRESACTDTHTCTATDDKQIGGLQKERAEAEVVAEGNQNEDNDKEKKEKEEKKESLPEESLRMTSWVEVENERLSAEVESAEEEEAEEEREVMKEPILLEVEGRSKAEAEKEQTRSVEEELALMEEKWREQCAINETLKQRLANEEERFRVQMAERANEVTELKRNLARALRDKEHLQEELQRFRQREQEAGVQGAEVRQPMVLHYPLPYPQDPSPPPLVPQRPAELQFGNPYSTDNSNDHSDVGQSPEDNSRPPPEAPPCAAPCAPPVTLRNPDPAAPGWEREVVCIQPSRNTSPPEKLEHPPEEPRNGADGAQPSCDHQSERRTEARRSFCFDSSNDVHKRCPLCEVIFPPHFEQRSFEQHVESHWKICPVCSEQFPLNCQQQLFERHVLTHFDGHVLNFXQIE is encoded by the exons GTGGGTTGGAGCACAGCCAGGGATTACTACACCTTCCTTTGGTCTCCTATGCCTGAAAACTACGAACCAGGAAGTACTGTTCACAGGACTGTGGTGTttcaag GTTATTATGTACCTAAATCTGATGGAGAGTTCTACCAGTTCTGTTATGTTACACATGCTGGTGACATCAGAGGAGCCAGTACACCCTTCCAGTTCAGGTCAGCCACACCCACCGAGGAGTTGTTGACTGTTACCGAGGACGACAGCAACTCTGACATACTGGTCGTCACCACAAAGACTGGCCTGATGGAG CGAGTAGAGGAGGCGCAGCATGAGCGCAGGGAGCTGCTGAAGGCCATGCGGGTCctacaggaggagaaacaacagctgcaggaggagcagaaaCGACTGGCCAGGGAGCGGGAGCAGGAGAGGGAGACATGCAGCCTACTGCGAACTCACAACCAG GAGCTGCTGCGCTCGTCGCAGGGCCTATcagaggagagggaagaggtgaggaggaggctGACGGAGGCCACAGACCGGGTCCGCCAGCTGGAGGAGGACCTGTTGGGAGTCACACAGAGAGGCCTGCAAAAGGAGACGGAGCTGGATTG TCTGCGTGATCGTCTGAAGAAGctgacagcagagagggacagtctTGAGAGCCAGCTGAAGAATGAGAAGGATGAAAGGGACCTCTACAAG AATCACCTGCGCAGCACCGAGCTGGAGAACACTAAGCTGAGTGCAGAGCTCCAGATGTTGAAAGCAGTGGAGCTGAACCGGGAGGTGACCATTGCCCAGttccaggaggagctggagaggcTCAGAGCCTGTGTTGCTCAGCGGGACAGCTTagaaaaagagctgctggcGCATAAGACCGACAAG GCAGAGTTGGCTCGTGTACGCGAACAGCTCCGTCAGGCCgaggagcagctgcaggcaTCGCGGCAGCAGGCTTCCCTGCTGGCCTCAGAGCTCCGAGACTCCGCCAGTGCTCGCGACCACACCATGACTGAGCTGTACCGCGCCCGCTTGGAGGCCGACAAGCTCCGCGCCAGCCTGGTCGATGCACAGGCCGAGTGCCAGCGCATGGAGAGCCAGTTAGATCGCATGAGGAGCACCGCACAGAAAGAAGTG GGTGTTGGCACCAACGGGGAGGTGACAGCCAGTATTATGGTGGTGTCAGAGGCAGAGGCCGAGCTgcagagggaggtggaggagctgaagcTGCGTCTTCACATGGCCGCGGAACACTACAAAGAGAAATACCGGGAGTGTCAGCGCCTCCGCAGGCAGGTCGCGAAGCTGAACACAACCGAGGCACAGGGG gagCCAAAAAGAAATGCATCAACTGAGACGACGCAGGAGCCACTCACTCCGAGTCCAGAATCACCCACAGCAG GGAACATAGCTACGGCGGTTCTACAAGAAGCAGCTGAGATAACAATCACCTCCGAACTCTGCATCCGGGAATCTGCgtgcactgacacacatacCTGCACAGCAACAGACGACAAGCAGATTGGGGGTCTGCAGAAGGAGAGGGCAGAGGCAGAGGTTGTGGCAGAAGGGAACCAGAATGAGGACAAtgacaaagagaagaaagagaaagaggaaaagaaggagaGCCTGCCAGAGGAGAGCCTGAGGATGACGAGCTGGGTGGAGGTGGAGAACGAGAGGCTGAGCGCTGAGGTGGAAAGTGCA gaggaggaggaggcggaggaggagagggaggttATGAAGGAGCCGATcctgctggaggtggagggCAGGAGTAAGGCGGAGGCAGAGAAGGAACAGACTCGCTCCGTGGAGGAAGAGCTGGCGCTGATGGAGGAGAAGTGGAGGGAGCAGTGTGCGATCAACGAGACGCTCAAACAGCGGCTGGCCAATGAGGAGGAGCGATTCAGA GTGCAGATGGCCGAGCGAGCCAATGAGGTGACAGAGCTGAAACGCAACCTCGCCCGGGCCCTCAGAGATAAGGAGCATCTACAGGAG GAGCTGCAGCGGTTCAGACAAAGGGAGCAGGAGGCGGGCGTTCAGGGTGCTGAGGTCAGGCAGCCAATGGTGCTGCACTACCCTCTCCCCTACCCCCAGGACCCCTCCCCTCCACCACTGGTGCCCCAGCGGCCTGCTGAGCTGCAGTTCGGCAATCCCTACTCCACTGACAACTCAAACG ACCATTCGGATGTTGGTCAGTCTCCTGAGGACAACTCCCGTCCACCGCCCGAAGCTCCGCCCTGCGCGGCGCCATGCGCGCCCCCAGTCACACTTCGAAATCCTGACCCCGCTGCACCGGGCTGGGAACGCGAGGTGGTCTGCATCCAGCCGTCTCGCAACACCAGCCCCCCCGAGAAGCTGGAGCATCCACCAGAGGAGCCAAGAAAT GGGGCAGATGGAGCTCAGCCGTCCTGTGATCATCAGTCCGAAAGACGCACTGAAGCCAGACGCAGCTTCTGCTTTGACTCCAG TAACGACGTACACAAGCGCTGCCCTCTATGCGAGGTGATCTTCCCTCCCCACTTTGAACAGCGCAGCTTCGAGCAGCACGTCGAGAGCCACTGGAAGATCTGCCCCGTCTGCTCCGAGCAGTTCCCCCTCAactgtcagcagcagctcttCGAGCGGCACGTCCTCACGCACTTCGACGGCCACGTGCTCAACTTTTAGCAGATCGAGTGA
- the jazf1a gene encoding juxtaposed with another zinc finger protein 1a gives MTGIAAASFFSNSCRFGGCGLQFETLAELIVHIEDNHIDTDPRVLEKQEQQQPTYLALSYINRFMTDAARREQETMKKKATPKLSLSITGGVSRNSTATPPRHTSGNLTPPVTPPITPSSSFRSSTPTGSEYDEEEVDYEESDSDESWTTESAISSESILSSMCMNGGEEKPFACPVPGCKKRYKNVNGIKYHAKNGHRTQIRVRKPFKCRCGKSYKTSQGLRHHTINFHPPVSTEILRKIQG, from the exons ATGACGGGCATCGCCGCCGCTTCGTTTTTCTCCAATTCCTGCAGGTTCGGCGGCTGCGGTCTCCAGTTCGAGACTCTCGCCGAGCTCATCGTCCACATCGAGGACAATCACATCG acACAGACCCGCGGGTTCTGGAGAAGCAGGAGCAACAGCAGCCCACTTATCTGGCCCTAAGCTACATAAACag GTTCATGACAGACGCGGCGCGCCGGGAACAGGAGACCATGAAAAAGAAAGCCACGCCCAAACTGTCCCTGTCCATCACGGGCGGCGTGTCCAGAAACAGCACGGCCACGCCTCCCCGCCACACAAGTGGTAACTTGACACCTCCGGTCACGCCCCCCATTAccccgtcctcctccttccGCAGCAGCACACCTACAG GCAGCGAGTATGACGAGGAGGAGGTAGACTACGAGGAGTCAGACAGCGATGAGTCGTGGACCACAGAAAGTGCCATCAGCTCCGAGTCCATCCTCAGCTCCATGTGCATGAACGGGGGAGAGGAGAAGCCGTTTGCCTGCCCTGTCCCTGGCTGCAAGAAGAGATACAAG AATGTGAACGGCATCAAGTACCATGCCAAGAACGGCCACCGCACGCAGATCCGCGTGAGGAAGCCCTTCAAGTGTCGCTGTGGCAAGAGCTACAAGACGTCACAGGGCCTGAGACACCACACCATCAACTTCCACCCGCCTGTCTCCACCGAAATCCTGCGCAAGATTCAAGGCTAG